The following are from one region of the Candidatus Zixiibacteriota bacterium genome:
- a CDS encoding transcriptional repressor — translation MKKEIEIFERYLKTKNLSLTKERKLILDEVFSIDGHLEADEIFLRLKKDKKDVSRATVYRTLGLLVDSGLVRKVYLGEDHIHYEHTFGHTHHDHLVCIKCGRVIEFSDKKIERLQAKICQKSRFQEISHTVQIFGYCKDCR, via the coding sequence ATGAAAAAAGAGATTGAAATTTTCGAGAGATATCTTAAGACCAAAAACCTCAGCCTGACTAAGGAAAGGAAGCTGATCCTGGATGAGGTTTTTTCCATCGACGGTCATCTGGAGGCTGACGAGATATTCTTAAGGTTAAAGAAGGACAAAAAGGATGTTTCCCGAGCTACGGTTTACCGGACTCTGGGACTTCTGGTCGACTCTGGTCTGGTCAGGAAAGTATATTTAGGTGAGGACCACATTCATTATGAACATACCTTCGGACATACCCATCACGACCATCTGGTGTGCATAAAATGCGGCAGGGTGATTGAATTCTCGGATAAAAAGATTGAAAGACTTCAGGCAAAGATCTGCCAAAAAAGCCGGTTTCAAGAGATAAGCCATACCGTGCAGATTTTTGGTTATTGTAAAGATTGTAGATAG
- a CDS encoding DMT family transporter — protein sequence MHIKDELEDGDTALPKQYKNYLILLLAVTSVSWASIFIKLAVAPSFIISFYRMGLASIILFPFFLKRGISDYKVLNRKELLLCVLSGSFLGLHFITWISSLAYTSVASSVVIVATQPVFVALFTPLILKEKVDIWVFAAILIALFGTFVIAGGDIKISQANLKGDILSLVGAVFAALYLTLGRGIRRKLNLFPYIFLVYSISTLVIFIFCLFAGLNFSPLSWKNFVLFLLLALIPTLVGHTLYNYILKYVKAHLVGMTILGEPLGATLWAYLILKEIPTSTFYIGGILIFIGIWIAVWRERVLRGMM from the coding sequence ATGCACATAAAAGACGAGTTAGAGGATGGGGATACGGCATTGCCAAAACAGTATAAAAACTATCTGATTCTTCTTCTGGCCGTTACCTCGGTTTCCTGGGCTTCGATTTTTATAAAGCTGGCTGTTGCTCCCTCTTTCATAATCTCTTTTTACAGGATGGGTTTGGCTTCGATAATTCTTTTTCCATTTTTTTTAAAAAGAGGAATATCAGATTATAAGGTCTTGAACAGAAAAGAGCTTTTGTTATGCGTACTCTCCGGTTCTTTTCTGGGTCTCCATTTCATAACCTGGATTTCGTCATTAGCCTATACCTCTGTCGCCAGTTCTGTGGTGATTGTGGCTACCCAACCGGTATTCGTAGCTTTGTTCACCCCTCTAATATTAAAGGAGAAAGTCGACATCTGGGTATTTGCTGCTATCTTAATTGCACTATTCGGGACTTTCGTCATTGCTGGGGGCGATATTAAAATCAGTCAGGCAAACCTCAAAGGAGACATTCTTTCACTGGTCGGAGCAGTTTTTGCGGCTCTTTATCTCACCTTGGGAAGAGGGATCAGAAGAAAATTGAATCTTTTCCCTTATATTTTCCTGGTCTACTCCATTTCTACCCTGGTGATATTTATCTTCTGCCTTTTTGCCGGGCTTAATTTTTCGCCCTTATCTTGGAAAAACTTTGTCCTTTTCCTGCTCTTAGCTTTGATACCTACACTTGTCGGGCACACCCTTTATAACTATATCCTAAAATATGTCAAAGCCCATTTAGTCGGGATGACGATCTTAGGGGAGCCTTTAGGGGCTACTCTCTGGGCTTATCTCATACTTAAAGAGATACCTACATCCACATTCTATATTGGGGGAATTCTAATCTTCATCGGCATCTGGATTGCTGTCTGGAGGGAAAGAGTATTGAGAGGGATGATGTAA
- a CDS encoding DUF362 domain-containing protein, which yields MAKKIYFIDSRVEKFDYRYSLSGKLEKGLERINLTKYFSKDELVPIKMHLGNRGGHHTIRPNFVRLVAEQLKKVGASPFVTDSSRVKPYEYLEVANEMGYNQLSLGCPVIISDGIFGLDSVTVKAGKFLKELAIPSAIYDAKSMMVLSHIKGHIDSSLAGAIKNLAMGCVCPQTRNHTWKEGGRGKMHFQMTEIMSWNKELCTYCAICSDNCPVEAITVRKDFFEVDEDKCWRCARCVKICPEKALSVPISHDNFLASLAESAKAVLDTFEPGKVLYINFILDVQPECDCMAVSDNPLIQDQGILIGDDIVAIETATMDLIEKAVPLPQSKADGIKLKKGEDILSALHKKDARIQIKAAEKLGLGESDYYLEKI from the coding sequence ATGGCAAAGAAGATTTATTTCATTGATTCCAGGGTGGAAAAGTTTGATTATAGATACAGTCTATCGGGAAAACTGGAAAAAGGATTAGAAAGAATCAACCTGACAAAATATTTCTCAAAGGATGAGCTTGTCCCGATCAAGATGCACCTGGGAAACAGGGGTGGTCATCATACCATCAGGCCCAATTTCGTACGCTTAGTTGCGGAGCAGTTGAAAAAAGTTGGTGCCAGTCCTTTTGTTACTGATTCCTCCAGGGTTAAGCCTTATGAGTATTTGGAAGTGGCTAATGAGATGGGGTATAACCAGCTCTCTTTAGGGTGTCCGGTGATAATTTCAGATGGCATTTTTGGACTGGATTCAGTTACAGTTAAAGCTGGTAAGTTCTTAAAGGAGCTTGCGATTCCCTCAGCCATTTATGATGCTAAATCGATGATGGTCCTGTCGCATATCAAAGGTCATATAGACTCTTCCTTAGCCGGAGCGATAAAGAATTTAGCCATGGGTTGCGTCTGTCCTCAAACCCGTAATCATACCTGGAAAGAAGGGGGAAGGGGAAAGATGCATTTTCAGATGACTGAGATAATGTCCTGGAATAAAGAACTATGCACCTATTGTGCCATTTGTTCAGATAACTGTCCAGTAGAAGCGATTACAGTCAGGAAAGATTTTTTTGAAGTGGATGAGGATAAGTGCTGGAGATGTGCCAGATGCGTGAAGATCTGCCCGGAAAAAGCTTTGTCTGTCCCGATATCTCATGATAATTTCTTAGCTTCTTTAGCTGAGTCTGCCAAAGCGGTTTTAGACACCTTTGAACCAGGTAAAGTTTTATATATCAACTTCATCTTGGACGTTCAGCCAGAATGTGACTGTATGGCAGTTTCAGATAACCCTTTGATTCAGGACCAGGGGATTTTGATTGGGGATGATATAGTGGCAATTGAGACTGCTACAATGGACTTAATCGAAAAGGCAGTTCCTTTGCCCCAGTCCAAAGCTGATGGGATAAAATTAAAAAAGGGTGAGGATATCTTGAGTGCCCTGCATAAAAAGGATGCCCGGATTCAGATAAAAGCAGCAGAAAAGTTAGGTTTGGGGGAAAGCGATTATTATCTGGAAAAAATATAA
- a CDS encoding GIY-YIG nuclease family protein produces the protein MTRGNYQLLLYLDRKSRIKIGKKGEHDFPEGHYVYTGSALNGLEGRINRHLRKEKKNFWHIDYLLPHCKILKVIQYNQNHKNMVAECDLNKELLRKKNCEVVVKGFGSSDCSCPSHLVYFKRLKAIV, from the coding sequence ATGACCAGAGGGAATTATCAGCTACTCCTTTATCTGGACAGAAAATCCCGTATTAAGATCGGTAAAAAAGGCGAACACGATTTTCCAGAAGGGCATTACGTATATACCGGCAGCGCTCTGAATGGTCTGGAAGGAAGGATAAATAGACATCTGAGAAAGGAAAAGAAGAATTTCTGGCACATCGATTACTTGCTTCCGCATTGTAAGATTTTGAAAGTCATCCAGTATAATCAAAACCACAAGAATATGGTAGCTGAATGTGATCTGAATAAAGAGCTTCTAAGGAAGAAAAATTGTGAAGTGGTTGTGAAAGGGTTTGGGTCAAGCGATTGCAGTTGCCCAAGTCATTTAGTCTATTTTAAAAGGCTAAAGGCAATAGTCTAA
- a CDS encoding ferrous iron transport protein A encodes MGKIDLTQLKEGESGLVMEIQGGYGLHRRLESLGIRVGKRVTKVSSQLMRGPVTLRVDNSQIALGYGLAKKIIVKIQET; translated from the coding sequence ATGGGAAAAATCGATTTAACCCAACTAAAGGAGGGAGAAAGCGGGTTAGTGATGGAGATTCAAGGAGGATACGGTTTGCATCGCCGTCTCGAATCTTTAGGCATAAGGGTAGGGAAAAGGGTCACCAAGGTAAGTTCCCAGCTCATGCGAGGCCCGGTTACCCTCAGAGTAGATAATTCACAGATCGCCTTGGGATATGGCCTGGCTAAGAAAATAATTGTAAAGATACAAGAGACATGA
- a CDS encoding MFS transporter, protein MELNLQEKYFKRNFASGVINGIFFNLALAFISGSTILPLFVSQLTDSNVLIGLSSTLETIGWLSPQLFVAGVTLYQKKQFPLYIKTAYVRVLAFLGLVLSVFLFGAKNPSLLLPLFFFFFAVYSLAGGFSGVAFMDIVGKTIPFNKRGSFFGMRMFFGGALAALAGVLVKQIFEHYRFPNNFGIIFSLAFFSILLGILSLLSVKEPPLIESKPRKSLKENLLQGIEIFKQHREFRLLYFVQIVIGAYVLGLPFYVIYAERFLKIPPELVGIFLTSQMIGFVLSNLFWGYLSNRGKNREVLLITAIISSFPPLILFAYHFFRLPIFFYSSIFFFLGSINSGLNIGYMNYLLDISPEPERPIYVGLLHTLTAPTIFLSAVGGIIIQVSSFTFLYILVLLISFGGIFISSKLQPKSSA, encoded by the coding sequence ATGGAACTGAATTTGCAGGAGAAATATTTTAAGCGAAACTTCGCTTCCGGGGTGATCAACGGGATTTTCTTTAATCTGGCTTTAGCCTTTATCAGCGGCTCGACCATCCTTCCTCTTTTTGTGAGCCAACTGACTGACTCTAACGTGCTGATTGGACTCTCCTCAACCCTGGAGACCATTGGCTGGCTGTCCCCTCAGCTTTTCGTGGCAGGGGTGACTCTGTATCAGAAAAAGCAGTTTCCGCTTTATATCAAAACGGCTTACGTCAGAGTGCTTGCATTTTTAGGGCTGGTTCTCTCGGTTTTCCTTTTTGGGGCGAAAAATCCTTCACTTCTTCTTCCTCTTTTCTTTTTCTTCTTCGCGGTTTATTCGCTGGCAGGCGGCTTCTCCGGGGTTGCCTTTATGGATATCGTGGGGAAGACCATACCATTTAACAAGAGGGGGAGCTTTTTCGGGATGAGGATGTTCTTTGGAGGAGCTTTAGCCGCCCTGGCAGGGGTTCTGGTAAAACAGATTTTTGAGCATTATCGATTTCCCAACAATTTCGGGATTATCTTTTCCCTGGCTTTCTTTTCCATTCTCCTGGGGATACTGAGTTTGCTTTCCGTTAAGGAACCTCCATTAATTGAGTCTAAACCCAGAAAAAGCTTAAAGGAAAATCTTTTACAGGGAATAGAAATATTCAAACAACACCGGGAATTCAGGCTTCTTTATTTTGTTCAGATTGTAATCGGGGCTTATGTTTTAGGGTTGCCATTTTATGTAATCTATGCTGAGAGGTTCTTAAAAATCCCGCCTGAGCTGGTGGGCATATTTTTGACCTCTCAGATGATCGGGTTTGTATTATCGAACCTCTTCTGGGGTTATCTGAGCAATCGGGGGAAAAACAGGGAGGTATTGCTGATTACCGCAATTATATCTTCTTTCCCCCCGCTGATACTTTTTGCCTACCACTTCTTTAGGCTTCCGATATTTTTCTACTCCTCGATTTTTTTCTTTTTGGGCTCAATCAATTCGGGCTTGAACATAGGTTATATGAATTATCTTCTGGATATCTCGCCAGAGCCTGAAAGGCCTATCTACGTTGGTCTGCTACATACCCTGACCGCTCCGACAATATTTTTATCTGCAGTAGGAGGGATAATAATACAGGTAAGTTCTTTTACTTTCCTTTATATCCTGGTCCTTTTAATCTCTTTTGGGGGAATTTTCATTTCCTCCAAGCTGCAGCCTAAGTCATCAGCTTAA
- a CDS encoding aminotransferase class I/II-fold pyridoxal phosphate-dependent enzyme gives MKNNKKFSTLAVNLGEEMFPLRALSEPIFQSSTFVFKNSAELKKYLKGDKSFYFYTRYANPTLKFVEKKMASLEGGEAALVTSSGMAAISTALLVLVSSGKEIISTSPIYGGTYRLFTELFPKLGIKVHFVDAEDLEKIEDFINFKTEVIYLETPTNPNLRIVDIKKGVKIAHRFGLTTVIDNTFATPFNQKPLEFGVDVVIHSATKYLAGHSDLIAGVVIGKKDFISKAVEVMKLLGGCLDPLGAYLFARGLKTLPLRVERQNQNALRIAQYFSKHPKIKEIYYPGLKDHPQHNLAKKQMKGFGGVVTLELKDLSSTLKVLDNLKVIKNAVSLGGVESLASIPVFSSHYGLDEDVLEKSGVTKGMLRLSCGIEDADDLIQDLDQALKKIR, from the coding sequence TTGAAAAATAATAAGAAATTCTCCACCCTGGCTGTAAATTTAGGAGAAGAGATGTTTCCCCTTCGGGCGTTGTCTGAACCTATCTTTCAAAGCTCTACCTTTGTCTTCAAGAATTCTGCCGAGCTGAAAAAATATCTTAAAGGGGATAAAAGCTTCTATTTTTATACCCGCTATGCCAACCCCACATTGAAATTTGTGGAAAAGAAAATGGCATCCCTGGAAGGTGGCGAAGCAGCATTGGTCACCTCCTCCGGAATGGCGGCGATTTCCACCGCGCTTCTGGTTTTGGTCTCCTCCGGAAAAGAGATCATCAGCACCTCTCCCATCTATGGAGGCACTTACCGCCTTTTCACAGAACTTTTCCCTAAACTGGGAATCAAAGTTCATTTTGTGGATGCAGAAGATTTAGAAAAGATTGAGGATTTCATTAATTTCAAAACTGAAGTCATATATCTGGAAACCCCGACTAACCCTAACCTGAGAATAGTAGACATAAAAAAAGGGGTCAAGATCGCACATAGGTTTGGATTGACCACAGTGATTGACAATACCTTTGCCACCCCTTTCAATCAAAAACCGTTGGAATTTGGGGTGGATGTGGTGATTCACAGCGCAACCAAGTATTTAGCCGGGCACAGCGATCTCATTGCCGGAGTGGTAATCGGCAAAAAAGATTTCATTTCTAAAGCAGTTGAGGTGATGAAGCTCTTAGGCGGATGTTTAGACCCCTTAGGCGCATATCTATTTGCAAGAGGGTTAAAGACTTTACCCCTCAGAGTCGAAAGACAGAATCAGAATGCCCTGAGAATCGCTCAATATTTCTCAAAGCATCCTAAGATTAAAGAGATTTATTATCCCGGCTTAAAAGACCATCCTCAGCATAATCTGGCAAAAAAACAGATGAAGGGTTTCGGAGGGGTAGTCACTCTTGAATTAAAGGATTTGAGTTCAACTCTGAAGGTTCTGGACAATCTAAAGGTCATTAAGAATGCAGTCTCCTTAGGTGGAGTTGAATCCTTAGCCTCCATACCGGTTTTTTCCTCTCATTACGGGCTGGATGAAGATGTGCTTGAAAAATCAGGGGTGACTAAAGGGATGCTGCGTTTATCCTGTGGGATAGAGGATGCTGACGACCTTATCCAGGATTTGGACCAAGCTCTTAAGAAGATAAGATGA
- a CDS encoding TlpA family protein disulfide reductase: MSLQKSTQFLSLILLLLLLGCGKKTEKSPPAPPFDFSLSDLSGKMHSLKEFRGKVVLLNFWATWCPACKEDIATLEILNREYKNSGLEIIGISLDKKGLGEVDSFVQQMKIPYTVLLGDESVIKSYGGLKGVPTSFLLDKEGRIVKKYSGQINHEVVSSDLKTLFGE, translated from the coding sequence TTGTCTTTGCAGAAATCTACTCAGTTTCTATCTCTTATCTTGCTTCTCCTTCTTTTAGGTTGTGGAAAAAAGACAGAGAAGAGCCCACCCGCGCCGCCTTTCGACTTTTCTCTCTCCGATCTGAGCGGGAAAATGCACTCCCTTAAAGAATTCAGAGGAAAGGTGGTCCTTTTGAATTTCTGGGCGACCTGGTGTCCTGCCTGCAAGGAGGATATCGCTACCCTGGAAATACTTAACCGGGAATATAAAAACTCCGGACTGGAGATAATCGGCATCTCTCTGGATAAAAAAGGGTTGGGGGAGGTGGATTCATTCGTGCAGCAGATGAAAATTCCCTACACTGTTCTTTTGGGAGATGAATCGGTGATAAAAAGTTACGGCGGCCTCAAAGGTGTGCCCACAAGTTTTCTCCTGGATAAAGAGGGCAGGATAGTCAAAAAATATTCGGGACAGATCAATCATGAAGTCGTCAGCTCGGATTTAAAAACCCTGTTCGGAGAATAA
- a CDS encoding ferrous iron transporter B, with protein MKQILLMGNPNVGKSVIFSRLTGVKVITSNYPGTTVEFTRGHLKLGDEVVEVIDVPGTYTLEPNSPAEKVAVEMLHRAIPEKESIIIDIVDATNLERNLNLTLQLLKKDIPIIVALNLWDEAGHIGVSIDVEKLQRILGVPVVPTVAITGEGIKKLVETLPEARKGDYQFENAERWHEIGRIVEKVQVVKHRHHTFLERIGDLTVKPFTGIPSAILILYGTFRIVRLIGEGLINIFLDPLFKNYYLVAVTKAVETLLPGKFLHNLLLGTTPDPLGSFGVLTAGLYIPFVVVLPYLFSFYLALSFLEDWGYLPRLAVLLDNMFHRLGLHGYSSIPVILGLGCKVPALLSTRILETQREKIIAIALILMIAPCMPQTAMIVSIVTPYGGNYLILIFSLLFVIGITASFLLNKLLKGEAPELLIEIPPYRVPKLSILFKKVWFRLSSFITSAVPLIILGIFLIGLLDLSGVISFASRILGAPLLFILGLPPETVFVLITGFLRKDISIALLQPLHLPPKSLVIACIFLVLYLPCISTFFVMSKELGLKNSLKLVAILFILGLLVGGTLNLIFKILRF; from the coding sequence ATGAAGCAGATACTTTTAATGGGCAATCCCAATGTAGGCAAAAGCGTGATTTTCTCCCGACTCACCGGGGTAAAAGTGATCACCTCCAATTATCCGGGTACAACCGTGGAATTCACCCGGGGGCATTTGAAATTAGGGGATGAGGTGGTGGAGGTCATCGACGTGCCCGGAACCTATACACTTGAACCTAACTCTCCCGCGGAAAAGGTTGCAGTCGAGATGCTACATAGGGCAATACCGGAGAAAGAGAGCATTATTATAGATATTGTTGATGCGACTAATTTAGAAAGGAATCTGAATCTTACCCTCCAGCTCCTTAAAAAGGATATCCCCATAATCGTTGCTTTAAATTTGTGGGATGAAGCAGGGCACATCGGCGTTTCCATTGACGTAGAAAAATTGCAGAGAATTCTTGGAGTTCCGGTTGTCCCGACCGTAGCCATAACCGGCGAAGGAATAAAGAAGTTGGTGGAGACATTGCCGGAAGCAAGGAAAGGAGACTATCAATTTGAGAATGCCGAGAGATGGCATGAGATCGGCAGAATTGTGGAAAAAGTTCAAGTGGTAAAACATAGACACCATACATTCCTGGAACGAATAGGAGATTTAACAGTAAAACCGTTTACCGGGATTCCCAGCGCAATTCTTATTTTATATGGGACATTTAGAATAGTGAGGCTCATCGGCGAGGGTTTGATAAACATTTTTTTGGACCCCCTCTTCAAAAATTATTACCTGGTAGCGGTTACAAAAGCTGTTGAGACGCTTCTGCCAGGAAAATTCCTGCATAATTTACTTTTAGGCACAACCCCTGATCCTTTAGGATCATTTGGAGTCTTAACTGCCGGGCTATACATCCCCTTTGTCGTTGTCCTCCCGTATTTGTTCTCCTTCTACCTGGCATTAAGTTTTTTAGAGGATTGGGGCTATCTTCCTCGACTTGCCGTGCTTCTGGACAACATGTTCCACCGCTTGGGACTTCATGGCTATTCCTCAATTCCCGTTATCTTAGGTTTGGGGTGTAAAGTCCCGGCCTTACTGTCCACAAGGATTTTGGAAACTCAGCGAGAAAAGATCATTGCCATTGCCCTAATTCTTATGATCGCTCCCTGTATGCCTCAGACTGCAATGATCGTAAGCATAGTTACTCCTTATGGGGGTAATTATCTTATTTTGATCTTTAGCTTGCTCTTCGTAATTGGGATAACTGCAAGTTTTCTTTTAAACAAGCTTCTGAAAGGGGAAGCTCCAGAGTTGCTTATTGAAATCCCTCCTTACCGGGTTCCAAAACTTTCTATTCTCTTTAAGAAAGTCTGGTTTCGGCTAAGCTCATTTATCACCTCAGCCGTCCCTCTCATCATCCTGGGCATTTTTCTTATTGGTCTTTTGGATTTATCAGGGGTAATCAGTTTTGCAAGCAGAATATTGGGAGCGCCACTCTTGTTCATTCTCGGCCTTCCCCCTGAAACTGTTTTTGTGTTAATAACCGGATTTTTACGAAAGGATATTTCCATTGCTTTATTACAGCCCCTCCACTTGCCTCCGAAATCCCTGGTCATAGCATGTATATTTTTAGTCCTTTACCTGCCCTGTATTTCCACATTCTTCGTAATGAGCAAAGAATTAGGTTTAAAAAACAGCTTGAAGTTGGTGGCGATTCTATTCATCTTAGGTCTTTTAGTTGGCGGGACTCTAAATCTTATTTTCAAGATCCTCCGGTTTTAA